Proteins from a genomic interval of Medicago truncatula cultivar Jemalong A17 chromosome 3, MtrunA17r5.0-ANR, whole genome shotgun sequence:
- the LOC11436115 gene encoding KH domain-containing protein HEN4 has protein sequence MTKRPKKSESNRRPKRRKPSGVFSPLDVSSSVVFRLLCPASKIGGVIGKGGSIISQIRHETGVKVKIEEPVPGCEERVITFLKESEEGSAEQGKEVNDNDESESKVKDDEEKGNGDDNEDKDSVSVEDSQSEKVNSNPTIMRAVMLVFERVAEDEGGDESKKGYFGLRLLILSNQVGCILGKGGSVIKRMSAESGAQIRILPKEEIPACASDSDELVQITGGVEVVRRALQSVFQQLVENSPRDHESLPTNLTGPSSHSYGQFPPNKRTFAGQGASFATGPNEIPVFHSAPMIPKFHEGAILGRMRPPPEILTFRLLCPSESVGNLIGKGGSIIKMLQQETASEIKVIEAIPGSEDCIIIISGPAHPDDRISPVQEAIFRVQNRISRAMLDSKEHSMLARVIVSSKHIGCLLGKGGSIIAEMRNLSGAHIRMLGKDKGPKCVSEDDEVIQVSGVIEAVHDALLQITTRLRNNFFRDAFPSANFPSNSAFLDQHSPFPPYLGRRGLSPPGMYSDLGPRHPHADFPLDDHPPFMNNMYRSGIPPLISERKPWGPKGILEGGGHMGLPEFAGGPRRISGFAGGSQPIITSTTVEVVVPRALVAEIYGENGECLKQILQISDANVIITDPIPGAVETKIIISGTPEQTNAAQSLIQAFVMSERESG, from the exons ATGACTAAGAGACCAAAGAAATCAGAATCAAATAGGAGACCAAAAAGAAGAAAGCCATCAGGTGTTTTTTCACCGTTGGATGTATCTTCTAGCGTTGTTTTCCGTTTGCTATGCCCTGCTAGTAAAATTGGGGGTGTAATTGGTAAAGGTGGTTCTATTATATCACAAATTCGCCATGAAACCGGTGTGAAAGTTAAAATTGAAGAGCCTGTTCCGGGTTGCGAAGAAAgggttataacttttttaaaggAGAGTGAAGAAGGTAGTGCTGAGCAAGGAAAGGAGGTTAATGATAATGATGAGAGTGAAAGCAAGGTGAAGGATGATGAGGAGAAAGGGAATGGCGATGATAATGAAGATAAAGATTCTGTTTCTGTTGAAGATTCGCAGAGCGAGAAGGTGAATTCAAATCCAACTATTATGAGGGCTGTAATGTTAGTTTTTGAGAGGGTGGCTGAGGATGAAGGTGGTGATGAAAGTAAAAAAGGTTACTTTGGTTTACGGCTACTTATCCTTTCTAATCAAGTTGGATGCATTTTGGGAAAAGGTGGCAGTGTGATAAAGAGAATGTCAGCTGAAAGTGGGGCGCAGATTCGAATCCTTCCTAAAGAAGAAATTCCCGCGTGTGCGTCGGATTCTGACGAGTTAGTTCAG ATCACAGGAGGAGTAGAAGTTGTCAGGAGAGCTCTGCAATCTGTTTTTCAGCAGCTTGTGGAGAATTCACCTCGGGATCATGAATCTCTGCCTACCAATCTTACCGGGCCGTCATCTCATTCATATGGTCAATTCCCACCAAATAAACGCACTTTCGCTGGTCAAGGAGCATCTTTTGCTACTGGGCCTAATGAAATTCCTGTTTTCCATTCTGCTCCTATGATTCCCAAATTTCATGAAGGTGCCATCCTTGGTCGCATGAGGCCTCCACCGGAAATACTTACTTTCCGTTTACTGTGTCCTTCCGAAAGTGTAGGAAATTTAATTGGCAAGGGTGGATCAATCATAAAGATGCTGCAACAAGAGACAGCCAGTGAAATCAAGGTCATAGAAGCCATTCCGGGTTCAGAGGACTGCATTATCATCATATCTGGTCCAGCG CACCCAGATGATAGAATATCTCCTGTGCAAGAGGCTATATTTCGTGTGCAAAATAGAATATCCAGGGCTATGCTTGATAGTAAAGAGCACAGTATGTTAGCAAGGGTCATTGTTTCTTCCAAACATATAGGTTGTCTCCTAGGGAAGGGTGGTTCCATCATAGCTGAAATGAGGAATTTATCAGGTGCCCATATTCGTATGCTGGGAAAGGATAAGGGTCCAAAGTGTGTTTCAGAAGATGATGAAGTAATTCAG GTGAGTGGAGTAATTGAGGCAGTGCATGATGCTCTTTTGCAAATAACTACGAGATTAAGAAACAATTTCTTTCGCGATGCATTTCCGTCTGccaattttccttcaaattctGCATTCCTTGATCAACATTCTCCATTCCCACCTTATTTGGGAAGGCGGGGACTTTCACCTCCTGGAATGTATTCTGACCTAGGTCCGCGACATCCACATGCTGATTTTCCCCTCGATGATCACCCTCCTTTTATGAATAATATGTATAGATCAGGCATTCCTCCTCTCATATCTGAAAGGAAGCCTTGGGGTCCTAAG GGGATACTTGAAGGTGGTGGACATATGGGCTTGCCAGAATTTGCAGGAGGTCCCCGAAGAATTTCTGGATTTGCAGG AGGGAGCCAACCGATTATCACAAGCACCactgttgaagttgttgttccTCGAGCTCTGGTGGCTGAAATATACGGGGAAAATGGTGAATGCCTGAAACAGATACTCCAG ATCTCTGATGCAAATGTTATTATTACTGATCCAATCCCTGGAGCTGTGgaaactaaaattataatatcTGGAACCCCGGAGCAAACTAATGCTGCACAAAGTCTTATTCAGGCATTTGTCATGAGTGAGAGGGAGTCTGGTTGA